In Amycolatopsis sp. EV170708-02-1, the following are encoded in one genomic region:
- a CDS encoding ATP-binding protein, with product MDELSALAALRFDWADTPDHVWRDSPYHVDGLHTGVLKQVSSGIKEAVASDGPSPIGLVLQGKKGVGKTHLLGLVRKQAHDARGYFFLNDLTAGDAFWENTAEAMRRGLSRLDGSGVPQLTSFLRRVCLRASIDANVTKKILDGRGLSRADVDTFIDGLRTLDRDVARECADTARALVLYASEDPSKNYVGDDYLGVFPESKSGDRRKWGIRSDPKSAKTQVRNITRLLALTGPIVIAVDQLDTLVARSAVGQRQVQNSDEQDLLVAQIADGLMGLREVTRRTMTVLACLPGTWELLKEKATDTVPDRFREALILGRVTDAEVGRALVEKRLGVAYEAMKFVPPYPTWPVSPSAFDGEWEEMSPRDVLKRIGAHIDACVRAGRVIELTTFDEGGVRSAGPPRPAMAADRFAELDKRFEEHRSKADPSALLDPKAEDKVMPRLLSAAIRGWITEVGNDNMEWVHGAKSDRNELHAWLTRTVDEASDLEEHWAFRAIAASHHIAALHRFRKARSAAGVRKGAENRHLVLLRNPAWSPGVKTQAELKEFFKQGGKSRGMSDADVRTFWALDKMFAEGSRELHEWLVDRRPAGRSELLAEVLPEPLPRAASTDATPTAEGEITLGTVSGSGKPVRIELAALRKHAAVFAGSGSGKTVLLRRIVEECALQGVSAIVLDPNNDLARLGDAWPEPPEAWGADDAELAKRYLAETDVVVWTPGRAGGRPLAFQPLPDFAGVLDDEDEFNAAVEVAVATLAPQVKLTGSTGKATVGLAVLRQAVVHHARTGSRSLPELIEVLEDLPDGVSTLNDGRKLAAELAELLKASMVNDPLLAGGGEPVDPALLLAPGEGKRARVSVISFVGLPSENQRQNFVNQLQMELFAWAKRNPAGDRPLGALFVMDEAQMLAASGTLTASTRSTIVLASQARKYGLGLLFATQAPKGLHNQVVGNAMTQFFGRLNSPAQIAAANELARAKGSPVDDISRLERAQFYVSGEAFGFQRVTTPLCLTHHPASPLSVEEVLARARGEAE from the coding sequence ATGGACGAGCTGAGCGCGCTCGCGGCCCTGCGGTTCGACTGGGCCGACACTCCCGATCACGTGTGGCGTGATTCGCCGTATCACGTCGACGGCCTGCACACCGGTGTGCTGAAGCAGGTCAGCTCGGGGATCAAGGAGGCCGTCGCCAGTGACGGCCCGAGCCCGATCGGGCTGGTCCTCCAAGGGAAGAAGGGCGTGGGCAAGACCCACCTGCTCGGCCTCGTCCGGAAACAGGCCCACGACGCCCGCGGCTACTTCTTCCTCAACGACCTCACGGCGGGCGACGCGTTCTGGGAGAACACCGCCGAGGCGATGCGCCGGGGGCTTTCGCGGCTCGACGGCTCCGGCGTCCCTCAGCTCACCAGCTTCCTCCGTCGTGTCTGCCTCCGCGCGAGCATCGACGCGAACGTCACCAAGAAGATCCTGGACGGGCGTGGCCTGTCGAGGGCCGACGTCGACACGTTCATCGACGGCCTGCGCACTCTCGATCGGGACGTCGCCAGGGAATGCGCCGACACGGCACGGGCGCTGGTGCTCTACGCGAGCGAAGACCCGAGCAAGAACTACGTCGGGGACGACTACCTCGGCGTGTTCCCGGAGTCGAAATCCGGGGACCGCCGCAAATGGGGGATCCGGTCGGACCCCAAATCCGCGAAGACGCAGGTCAGGAACATCACGCGGCTGCTCGCGCTCACCGGCCCGATCGTGATCGCCGTCGATCAGCTCGACACCCTGGTGGCCCGGTCCGCCGTCGGCCAGCGGCAAGTGCAGAACAGCGACGAGCAGGATCTGCTCGTCGCCCAGATCGCGGACGGGCTGATGGGCCTGCGGGAAGTGACCAGAAGGACCATGACGGTCCTCGCGTGTCTCCCCGGCACGTGGGAACTGCTCAAGGAGAAGGCCACCGACACCGTCCCGGATCGCTTCCGTGAAGCCTTGATCCTCGGCCGGGTCACCGATGCCGAAGTCGGCAGGGCCTTGGTCGAGAAACGCCTCGGAGTCGCGTATGAGGCGATGAAGTTCGTGCCGCCCTACCCCACCTGGCCGGTGTCCCCGTCGGCCTTCGATGGCGAATGGGAGGAGATGTCGCCGCGAGACGTCCTGAAGCGGATCGGCGCGCATATCGACGCCTGCGTCCGGGCGGGCCGGGTGATCGAGCTGACCACGTTCGACGAAGGCGGTGTGCGTTCGGCCGGACCGCCGCGTCCGGCGATGGCCGCCGATCGGTTCGCGGAACTGGACAAGCGGTTCGAGGAACACCGCTCGAAGGCCGACCCGTCGGCCTTGCTGGATCCGAAGGCCGAGGACAAGGTGATGCCCCGGCTGCTGTCCGCCGCGATCCGGGGCTGGATCACCGAGGTCGGCAACGACAACATGGAATGGGTCCATGGCGCGAAGAGCGACCGGAACGAGCTGCACGCCTGGCTCACCCGAACGGTGGACGAAGCGTCGGACCTGGAGGAACACTGGGCGTTCCGGGCCATCGCGGCGTCGCATCACATCGCCGCGCTGCACCGGTTCCGCAAGGCGCGATCGGCGGCCGGGGTCCGGAAGGGCGCGGAGAACCGGCATCTGGTGCTGCTGCGCAACCCGGCGTGGTCGCCAGGGGTGAAGACCCAGGCGGAACTCAAGGAATTCTTCAAGCAGGGCGGTAAATCCCGGGGAATGTCCGATGCGGACGTCCGCACGTTCTGGGCACTGGACAAGATGTTCGCCGAGGGAAGCCGGGAACTGCACGAGTGGCTCGTCGACCGCCGACCCGCCGGCCGGTCGGAACTCCTGGCGGAAGTCCTGCCGGAACCGTTGCCCAGGGCGGCGTCCACTGATGCGACCCCGACGGCGGAAGGCGAGATCACCCTCGGCACCGTGTCCGGCAGCGGGAAACCGGTCCGGATCGAACTGGCGGCCCTGCGCAAGCACGCCGCGGTGTTCGCGGGTTCGGGTTCCGGGAAGACGGTGCTGCTGCGGCGGATCGTGGAGGAGTGCGCGCTGCAGGGCGTTTCCGCGATCGTGCTGGATCCGAACAACGACCTCGCCCGCCTCGGCGACGCCTGGCCGGAGCCGCCCGAGGCCTGGGGAGCGGACGACGCCGAGCTCGCCAAGCGCTATCTGGCCGAGACCGACGTCGTCGTGTGGACGCCGGGTCGTGCGGGCGGCAGACCGCTCGCGTTCCAGCCGTTGCCTGATTTCGCCGGTGTCCTCGACGACGAGGACGAGTTCAACGCGGCCGTCGAGGTCGCGGTGGCGACCCTCGCACCGCAGGTGAAACTGACCGGCAGCACGGGGAAGGCGACCGTCGGGCTCGCGGTGCTGCGGCAGGCCGTCGTGCACCACGCCCGCACCGGATCACGGAGCCTGCCCGAACTCATCGAGGTGCTCGAAGACCTGCCCGACGGGGTGAGCACGTTGAACGACGGGCGAAAGCTGGCGGCCGAGCTGGCCGAGCTGCTGAAGGCCTCCATGGTCAACGACCCCCTCCTGGCGGGCGGCGGCGAGCCCGTCGACCCGGCGCTCCTGCTCGCTCCCGGGGAAGGCAAGCGGGCAAGGGTTTCGGTGATCAGCTTCGTCGGGCTGCCCTCGGAGAACCAGCGGCAGAACTTCGTCAACCAGCTCCAGATGGAACTTTTCGCCTGGGCCAAGCGGAATCCGGCCGGTGACCGGCCGCTCGGCGCCCTCTTCGTGATGGACGAGGCGCAGATGCTCGCCGCGTCGGGGACGCTCACGGCGAGCACCCGCAGCACCATCGTGCTCGCCTCGCAGGCCCGGAAGTACGGTCTGGGGCTGCTGTTCGCGACGCAGGCGCCGAAGGGGCTGCACAACCAGGTCGTCGGCAACGCGATGACGCAGTTCTTCGGCAGGCTCAACAGCCCGGCCCAGATCGCCGCCGCGAACGAACTCGCCAGGGCCAAGGGCAGCCCCGTCGACGACATCTCGCGGCTGGAACGCGCCCAGTTCTACGTGTCGGGGGAGGCGTTCGGCTTCCAGCGGGTGACCACCCCGCTGTGTCTCACCCATCATCCGGCCAGCCCGCTCAGCGTCGAGGAGGTGCTGGCCCGCGCCCGCGGCGAAGCCGAGTGA
- a CDS encoding CATRA system-associated protein: MPGTVVTFYSYKGGVGRSFTLANIAVLLARWGYRVLCLDWDLEAPGLDTYFRPMMSAPPSGGVVDLIDDFREGRLTPGAHTTRLTGKVKLDVITAGRGDDAYVRRVQDLDWEGLYEQGFGDYLEQCRDQWTAAYDYVLIDSRTGISDIGGICTAHLPDRLVVLFTANVQSMRGAVDIAERANAARDRMPYDRPQLTVLPVLSRFDAREEYARSEEWRRICLEETKDLFRSWLDRDVSPDVMSRHLTLPYVSFWTFGEQLPVLTEISPTADQISFALETVASVVAHDFDRTDLLAENRDAYVAAVRAEKRTFTHDVRVSTTRPTMYLAEELMKYLVELGVRPVLSLSGERSLLEKTADDAKHLCLIVDREVSRWQSAEVELFLHRTLGQDRRVVPVLTKGTEPNSLPGYVGNLRHLQFGPSRGPMEIAQNLVDQLTGTTALVEPGDLDVAGVLRQTAHARLRPPMWGFVDEIVAELQIAIGAGDRERVQDLAEELMSATRVRATDAAPGHRVLAPPETREAIEWAVRTSEARVTRQGFSGFLDQR; this comes from the coding sequence ATGCCGGGAACCGTGGTCACCTTCTACTCCTACAAGGGCGGTGTCGGCCGGAGCTTCACCTTGGCCAACATCGCCGTTCTCCTGGCACGCTGGGGATATCGGGTGTTGTGCCTGGACTGGGACCTCGAAGCACCCGGTCTGGACACCTACTTCCGGCCGATGATGAGCGCGCCCCCGTCGGGCGGCGTCGTGGACCTGATCGACGATTTCCGTGAAGGCAGGCTGACTCCGGGCGCGCATACGACCCGGCTCACCGGGAAAGTGAAGCTCGACGTCATCACCGCCGGCCGCGGGGACGACGCCTACGTCCGGCGGGTACAGGATCTCGACTGGGAAGGCTTGTACGAACAGGGTTTCGGCGACTACCTCGAACAATGCCGTGACCAGTGGACGGCCGCCTACGACTACGTCCTCATCGACAGCCGCACCGGGATCTCCGACATCGGGGGTATCTGCACCGCGCACCTTCCGGACCGGCTCGTCGTCCTGTTCACGGCGAACGTGCAGAGCATGCGGGGCGCGGTCGACATCGCCGAACGCGCCAACGCGGCGCGCGACCGCATGCCCTACGACCGTCCACAGCTCACCGTTCTTCCGGTGCTGTCGAGATTCGACGCCCGCGAGGAATACGCGCGCTCGGAGGAGTGGCGGCGCATCTGTCTCGAAGAGACCAAGGACCTGTTCCGCAGCTGGCTCGACCGCGACGTCTCGCCGGACGTGATGTCACGTCATCTGACGCTGCCGTACGTCTCCTTTTGGACCTTCGGCGAACAGCTCCCGGTGTTGACGGAGATCAGCCCGACCGCCGACCAGATCAGTTTCGCACTGGAAACGGTCGCGTCGGTCGTCGCGCACGACTTCGACCGGACGGACCTGCTCGCGGAGAACCGCGACGCCTACGTCGCCGCGGTCCGGGCCGAGAAGCGCACCTTCACCCACGACGTCCGGGTCAGCACGACCAGGCCGACGATGTACCTCGCCGAAGAACTCATGAAATACCTGGTGGAGCTCGGTGTCCGGCCGGTGCTGTCCTTGTCCGGGGAGCGGTCGCTGCTCGAAAAGACCGCGGACGACGCGAAACACCTGTGCCTGATCGTCGACCGCGAGGTGAGCCGGTGGCAGTCGGCCGAGGTCGAACTGTTCCTGCACCGGACACTCGGGCAGGACCGCCGTGTCGTCCCGGTGCTCACCAAGGGGACCGAGCCGAACAGCCTGCCGGGGTACGTCGGCAATCTGCGGCATCTCCAGTTCGGCCCGTCGCGTGGACCGATGGAGATCGCCCAGAACCTCGTCGACCAGCTCACCGGCACCACGGCGCTCGTCGAACCGGGCGACCTCGACGTCGCCGGCGTGCTCCGGCAGACCGCGCACGCCCGGCTGCGGCCGCCCATGTGGGGGTTCGTGGACGAGATCGTCGCCGAGCTGCAGATCGCGATCGGCGCGGGGGACCGGGAACGGGTGCAAGACCTCGCCGAGGAGCTCATGTCGGCCACGCGGGTCCGCGCGACCGACGCGGCACCGGGACATCGCGTGCTCGCCCCGCCGGAGACGCGGGAGGCGATCGAATGGGCCGTGCGCACCTCGGAGGCCAGGGTGACACGCCAGGGATTCAGCGGATTTCTCGATCAGCGCTAA